The following coding sequences lie in one Moritella viscosa genomic window:
- the pstB gene encoding phosphate ABC transporter, ATP-binding component PstB: protein MIDMSSNITDAVSLDVANLSAEDTALEIKNLDLFYGDKQALFDVSMKIPKKQVTAFIGPSGCGKSTLLRCINRMNDLVDICHIKGDINLRGKNIYDRDIDVATLRRNVGMVFQRPNPFPKSIYENVVYGLRLQGINDKRRLDEAAESSLRGAAIWDEVKDRLHDNAFGLSGGQQQRLVIARAIAIEPEILLLDEPTSALDPISTLVIEELITELKKKFTVVIVTHNMQQAARVSDHTAFMYMGKLVEYSDTNTLFTTPTKKQTEDYITGKYG from the coding sequence ATGATTGATATGAGTTCAAATATTACTGATGCTGTAAGCCTAGATGTTGCTAACTTATCAGCAGAAGATACGGCATTAGAAATTAAAAACTTAGACTTATTTTATGGCGACAAACAGGCCTTGTTTGATGTCAGTATGAAAATACCGAAAAAACAAGTCACTGCTTTCATTGGCCCGTCGGGTTGTGGTAAATCAACGTTATTACGTTGCATTAACCGCATGAATGATTTAGTCGATATCTGCCATATTAAAGGTGATATTAATTTACGTGGTAAAAACATCTATGACCGTGATATTGATGTAGCGACACTACGCCGTAACGTTGGTATGGTGTTCCAGCGTCCTAATCCATTTCCTAAGTCTATTTATGAAAATGTGGTTTATGGTTTACGCTTACAAGGTATTAATGACAAACGTCGTTTAGATGAAGCGGCTGAATCTTCATTACGTGGCGCAGCTATCTGGGATGAAGTAAAAGACCGTCTACACGATAATGCGTTTGGCTTATCCGGTGGTCAGCAGCAACGCTTGGTTATTGCCCGTGCCATTGCCATTGAACCAGAAATTTTATTACTGGATGAACCAACATCAGCACTGGATCCTATCTCGACATTAGTGATTGAAGAACTTATCACTGAACTGAAGAAAAAGTTTACTGTCGTTATCGTCACGCACAACATGCAACAAGCGGCACGTGTATCCGATCATACAGCTTTCATGTACATGGGTAAGTTGGTCGAATATTCAGATACTAATACCTTATTTACCACACCAACGAAGAAGCAAACAGAAGATTATATTACTGGTAAATACGGTTAA
- the phoU gene encoding phosphate transport system regulatory protein PhoU, with amino-acid sequence MDNLTLGRHISGQFNAELESIRNQVMVMGGLVEEQLNSAIEVLSSQDIDIANKIIDTDKSVNSMEVAIDEACTRIIAKRQPAASDLRLVMAIIKTITDLERIGDVADRIARTIIENRNKKSPPLVSMENMGRHTIKMLHDVLDAFARMDVDAAFKVYQEDVKVDREYESIIRELMTYMMEDPRSIPQVLNVLWCARALERVGDRCQNISEYIIYFVKGKDIRHINHDEVRDLLEK; translated from the coding sequence ATGGATAATTTAACATTAGGCCGTCATATTTCCGGCCAATTTAATGCAGAATTAGAAAGCATCCGTAACCAAGTAATGGTGATGGGTGGATTAGTTGAAGAGCAATTAAACTCAGCAATTGAAGTTTTATCATCACAAGATATTGATATAGCAAACAAGATTATTGATACCGATAAAAGCGTCAACTCAATGGAAGTGGCGATTGATGAAGCTTGCACCCGTATTATTGCTAAGCGTCAACCCGCAGCAAGTGATTTACGTTTAGTGATGGCAATTATTAAAACCATTACTGATTTAGAGCGTATTGGTGATGTAGCAGATCGCATCGCACGTACTATTATTGAAAACCGTAATAAAAAATCACCACCACTCGTTAGCATGGAAAATATGGGGCGTCATACGATTAAAATGTTACATGACGTACTTGATGCCTTCGCGCGTATGGATGTTGATGCGGCATTTAAAGTATATCAAGAAGACGTTAAAGTTGATCGTGAATACGAAAGTATTATCCGCGAGTTAATGACATACATGATGGAAGATCCACGTTCAATTCCACAAGTACTGAACGTATTGTGGTGTGCGCGTGCACTCGAGCGTGTTGGAGACCGTTGTCAGAACATCTCTGAATACATTATTTATTTTGTTAAAGGTAAAGATATTCGTCATATTAATCATGACGAAGTAAGAGACTTACTGGAAAAATAA
- the cobC gene encoding threonine-phosphate decarboxylase yields the protein MTLVHGGQLQQVAQQYARSINDWLDLSTGISPSSYPIPAIPTYIWQQLPQPSQSLILAARHYYSTNNIVATSGSQAVIKQLPSIFKQHVAEHSTGKITVWLPQVGYKEHERAWREQGFTIQQYVDLPTTEQLTANCIVVVINPNNPTGELLSRNTLLALLDNIQTLKGWLILDEAFMDVVKPSQSIIVHTNNPHLLVLRSVGKFFGLAGIRLGFLSAHPQWLQALAQLSSPWEVNGPAQYITEIALLDTQWQQQQSLSLTTLSTALEQLLMTTFDCPIAGSALFKTVQLDNAQDIYTLLCQQGVYVRLCDEKNALRFGIPDESGLIRLTKVLQQLF from the coding sequence ATGACATTAGTCCACGGAGGGCAACTGCAACAAGTTGCACAACAATACGCCAGATCCATTAACGACTGGCTAGATCTCTCCACAGGTATTAGTCCATCTAGTTATCCAATACCAGCAATTCCAACGTATATTTGGCAACAGCTACCACAACCGAGCCAATCACTCATTCTCGCTGCCAGACACTATTATAGTACTAACAATATTGTTGCAACCAGTGGCAGTCAGGCCGTGATAAAGCAACTACCCAGCATATTTAAACAACACGTAGCTGAACATAGTACAGGTAAAATAACGGTATGGTTACCGCAAGTCGGTTATAAAGAACATGAAAGAGCATGGCGTGAACAAGGTTTTACTATTCAACAATATGTTGATTTACCAACAACAGAGCAATTAACAGCAAACTGTATTGTCGTGGTGATCAACCCTAATAACCCGACGGGAGAACTGCTCTCCCGTAATACGTTACTGGCATTACTCGATAACATTCAAACGCTAAAAGGCTGGCTAATCCTTGATGAAGCCTTTATGGATGTAGTAAAACCAAGTCAGTCGATTATCGTGCACACAAATAATCCGCACCTATTGGTATTACGCTCAGTGGGTAAATTTTTTGGTTTAGCAGGGATCCGCTTGGGGTTTTTAAGTGCACATCCGCAGTGGTTGCAAGCATTGGCACAATTATCCAGTCCGTGGGAAGTCAATGGGCCAGCACAATATATTACCGAAATAGCCTTGCTAGATACGCAATGGCAGCAACAGCAATCATTAAGCCTAACCACCTTATCCACCGCACTCGAACAATTATTAATGACGACTTTTGATTGTCCTATTGCAGGCTCTGCATTATTTAAAACAGTGCAGCTAGATAACGCTCAGGATATATATACATTACTGTGCCAGCAAGGAGTCTATGTACGCTTATGTGATGAGAAAAATGCGCTACGATTTGGGATACCAGACGAAAGTGGATTAATAAGACTAACCAAGGTACTTCAGCAATTATTCTGA
- a CDS encoding putative uncharacterized protein (No significant database matches), with the protein MITDITIDGIKEKCFILNNKKTMPLNIKTIDLHLSEKVQFSSIIKTNEEKNLFMKITTTKYGNTNSKLKFFFREIIAERLFLNIKTIREFRNIKKLHKIGINTPKVYGAGFFITNIRKYSGAIIYERIHNQVTAKEYMLRDESEENKTILLENIYCDYRKMSNKGIHFYDFHLSNVLVDTETLDIYWIDPTLRRISYF; encoded by the coding sequence ATGATTACAGATATAACCATTGATGGTATCAAAGAAAAATGTTTTATTTTAAATAACAAAAAAACCATGCCTTTAAATATTAAAACTATTGATCTACATCTATCTGAAAAAGTTCAATTTTCTTCCATTATTAAAACAAACGAAGAAAAAAATTTATTTATGAAAATAACGACTACTAAATATGGTAATACGAATAGTAAATTAAAGTTTTTTTTTCGTGAAATTATTGCAGAGCGCTTATTCCTAAACATTAAAACAATTAGAGAATTTAGGAATATTAAAAAACTTCATAAAATTGGTATTAATACACCTAAGGTTTATGGTGCAGGTTTTTTCATTACCAACATACGCAAATATTCAGGGGCCATAATTTACGAAAGAATTCATAATCAAGTCACCGCTAAAGAGTATATGTTGCGAGATGAGTCTGAAGAAAATAAAACTATATTGTTAGAAAATATATATTGTGACTATAGAAAAATGTCAAATAAAGGAATTCATTTTTACGATTTCCACTTAAGTAATGTGCTAGTAGATACTGAAACGTTAGATATTTATTGGATAGATCCAACATTAAGAAGAATATCTTACTTTTAA
- the pstA gene encoding phosphate ABC transporter, permease PstA, with translation MKNWFRSGSPWIWMTGGAVSISLIAVLGLLMLIAWRGLTYFWPSAIHEFNVQLEDGSSRVVIGEIYDREVVPIQRLLEAGVKIDPTLETVERILVKTGNREYVDLDFSWLLGPAITQQSTPAALAVIERFTNGNFYGYPVAIEEDGVKKTLTSAAQLEVLIERAVELNDKAQDLQKGEISSVNYELERIRLKLRSYELKGELTSEIEAKYSKISEGLRAEYQIHEAQLFSYRDQANRDAVIVKDMRGEEVRISLSNVLEVTYPNDMGIVSKIMHWFGNMGSFVTSDPREANTEGGVFPAIFGTIFMVMLMAVIVTPLGVVAAIYLHEYAPKNGLTKMIRIAVINLAGVPSIVYGVFGLGFFVYMLGGSIDELFYPESSPSPVFGSPGVLWSALTLAILTLPVVIVSTEEGLSRIPTSLRQGSLALGATKFETLWRIIVPMASPAIMTGLILAVARAAGEVAPLMLVGVVKLAPTLPVDMNFPYIHVERKFMHLGFHIYDVGFQSPNVEAARPLVYATSFLLVTVIIGLNLTAIGVRNHLREKFKNLEL, from the coding sequence ATGAAAAATTGGTTTCGATCAGGATCGCCTTGGATATGGATGACAGGTGGTGCTGTAAGCATAAGTTTGATTGCCGTTCTTGGTTTGTTAATGTTGATCGCATGGCGTGGTTTGACTTATTTTTGGCCAAGTGCGATACATGAATTTAATGTGCAGCTTGAAGATGGCTCTAGCCGCGTTGTTATTGGCGAGATCTATGATCGTGAAGTTGTGCCTATTCAACGTCTGCTTGAAGCAGGGGTAAAGATTGACCCAACGCTAGAAACGGTAGAGCGTATCTTGGTGAAAACGGGTAACCGTGAATATGTAGATCTTGATTTTAGCTGGTTACTTGGTCCTGCAATTACGCAACAATCAACACCGGCTGCCTTGGCTGTGATTGAACGTTTTACTAATGGTAACTTTTATGGCTACCCGGTTGCTATCGAAGAAGATGGGGTGAAGAAAACATTAACCTCTGCGGCGCAATTGGAAGTCTTGATTGAACGTGCTGTTGAACTAAATGATAAAGCGCAAGATTTACAGAAAGGTGAAATTAGTTCGGTTAACTATGAATTAGAGCGTATTCGCTTAAAATTACGCAGTTATGAATTAAAAGGCGAACTGACTAGCGAGATTGAAGCGAAATACAGCAAGATCTCCGAAGGGCTGCGTGCTGAATATCAAATTCATGAAGCGCAATTATTCAGTTATCGTGACCAAGCTAACCGTGATGCTGTTATCGTTAAAGACATGCGTGGTGAAGAAGTTCGAATTTCATTATCGAATGTACTTGAAGTGACATACCCGAACGATATGGGGATCGTGAGTAAAATCATGCATTGGTTTGGTAACATGGGAAGCTTCGTAACAAGTGACCCACGTGAAGCAAATACGGAAGGTGGTGTATTCCCAGCTATCTTTGGTACTATCTTCATGGTGATGTTGATGGCTGTTATTGTGACCCCATTAGGTGTGGTTGCAGCTATTTACCTACATGAATATGCCCCCAAAAATGGGTTGACGAAAATGATTCGTATTGCGGTGATTAACCTCGCTGGTGTGCCATCAATCGTATACGGTGTATTTGGTTTAGGCTTTTTTGTTTACATGTTAGGTGGTTCGATTGATGAACTATTCTATCCAGAGTCGTCACCGTCACCGGTATTCGGTTCGCCAGGCGTATTATGGTCAGCATTAACATTGGCTATTTTAACGTTACCGGTTGTGATTGTATCAACGGAAGAGGGTTTATCGCGTATTCCGACATCATTACGTCAAGGTTCGCTAGCATTAGGGGCAACGAAGTTTGAAACCTTATGGCGTATCATTGTACCAATGGCAAGTCCGGCAATTATGACTGGTCTCATTCTTGCTGTTGCTCGTGCTGCGGGTGAAGTAGCCCCCTTGATGCTGGTGGGGGTGGTTAAACTTGCACCGACATTACCGGTTGATATGAACTTTCCGTATATTCACGTTGAACGTAAGTTTATGCACTTAGGTTTCCACATTTATGATGTTGGTTTCCAAAGTCCAAACGTAGAAGCGGCACGACCACTCGTTTATGCCACGTCGTTCTTGTTAGTAACGGTTATTATCGGACTTAATTTAACGGCAATTGGCGTGCGTAACCATTTACGCGAAAAATTCAAAAATTTAGAACTATAG
- a CDS encoding sodium:alanine symporter family protein, translated as MEALTEFISAVNSVVWGVPMLVMILGVGLFLSLGLKLIPILKLGTGFKLLWAGRSTTSGDKNKGEITPFNALMTSLSATIGTGNIAGVATAIFLGGPGALFWMWCTALVGMATKYAEAVCAVKYRETDENGNHVGGPMYYIKNGLSSKWAWLGTAFAIFGSIAGFGIGNTVQSNSVADALSSSFGIPPMVSGLVMMVLVGLVLMGGVKRIADVAGKLVPLMAIFYIGAGCVVLIMNASEIPAAFALIIESAFTPVAAQGGFAGAAVWAAIRFGVARGVFSNEAGLGSAPIAHAAAQTNDPVKQGLIAMLGTFIDTLIVCTITGLAIVVTGAWTSGDTGAALTSAAFASALPGVGNYIVAIALSVFAFTTILGWSFYSEKCVQYLFGVKAIVPFRILWIIAVPIGATSSLSFVWLLADTLNAMMALPNLIALALLSPVVFKLTKEYFDKQGEAAKSRK; from the coding sequence ATGGAAGCTTTAACAGAGTTTATTTCTGCGGTAAATAGTGTTGTATGGGGTGTACCTATGCTCGTTATGATCCTTGGGGTAGGACTATTCCTATCTTTAGGGTTGAAATTAATACCTATTTTAAAATTAGGGACCGGTTTTAAGCTACTTTGGGCCGGACGTTCAACGACGTCAGGCGACAAAAACAAAGGTGAAATTACACCATTTAATGCGCTAATGACATCACTTTCTGCCACTATTGGTACAGGTAATATTGCGGGTGTGGCAACGGCTATCTTTTTAGGTGGACCAGGTGCGTTATTTTGGATGTGGTGTACTGCGTTAGTGGGCATGGCAACTAAGTATGCCGAAGCTGTATGTGCAGTTAAATATCGTGAAACGGATGAGAATGGTAACCACGTTGGTGGACCAATGTATTACATCAAAAATGGTTTAAGCAGTAAATGGGCTTGGCTCGGCACTGCGTTTGCTATCTTTGGTTCAATTGCTGGTTTTGGTATTGGTAACACAGTGCAATCAAATTCAGTTGCCGATGCTTTATCAAGTAGTTTTGGTATCCCACCAATGGTCTCTGGTTTAGTGATGATGGTACTCGTTGGTTTAGTACTGATGGGCGGTGTTAAGCGTATCGCTGATGTGGCGGGTAAATTAGTACCGTTAATGGCTATTTTCTATATTGGCGCTGGCTGTGTAGTGCTGATAATGAACGCGAGTGAAATTCCTGCCGCATTTGCTTTAATCATTGAAAGTGCATTTACACCAGTCGCTGCACAAGGTGGTTTTGCCGGAGCTGCTGTTTGGGCTGCTATTCGTTTTGGTGTCGCACGTGGTGTGTTCTCTAACGAAGCGGGTTTAGGTAGTGCGCCAATTGCGCATGCTGCTGCACAAACCAATGATCCGGTTAAGCAGGGTCTTATCGCTATGTTAGGTACCTTTATTGATACTCTTATCGTTTGTACTATTACGGGTCTTGCGATTGTCGTTACTGGCGCTTGGACATCGGGCGATACGGGGGCAGCATTAACATCTGCAGCGTTTGCAAGTGCATTACCTGGTGTGGGTAACTATATTGTAGCGATTGCACTGTCAGTATTTGCCTTCACTACTATCCTTGGCTGGAGTTTCTACAGCGAGAAATGTGTGCAATATCTATTTGGTGTTAAAGCAATTGTACCATTCCGTATTTTGTGGATCATTGCAGTGCCAATTGGTGCAACAAGTTCACTGAGCTTTGTTTGGTTACTTGCTGATACGCTGAATGCAATGATGGCACTGCCGAACTTGATTGCACTAGCGCTACTGAGCCCTGTGGTATTCAAGCTAACGAAAGAGTATTTTGACAAGCAAGGCGAAGCTGCTAAGAGTCGTAAGTAG
- the aceA gene encoding isocitrate lyase, with protein sequence MSIYKNDIDAVTTLKAEQGSKWAAISPEYTARMRAQNRFKTGLEVAQYTADIMRADMENYDNDSSFYTQSLGCWHGFIGQQKMISIKKHFENNTDRRYLYLSGWMVAALRSEFGPLPDQSMHEKTSVAALIEELYTFLRQADARELGGLFRELDAARDAGDSAKVAETQDKIDNHVTHVVPIIADIDAGFGNAEATYLLAKKMIEAGACCIQIENQVSDEKQCGHQDGKVTVPHEDFLAKINAVRYAFLELGIDNGVIVARTDSLGAGLTKQIAVTNEPGDLGDQYNSFLDCDEISEAELGNGDVILKKDGKLLRPKRLPSNLFQFKQGTGEARCVLDCITSLQGGADLLWIETEKPHVGQIGAMVDEIRKVVPNAKLVYNNSPSFNWTLNFRQQIFDILLEEGKDVSAYDRADLMNEKYDSTELAIQADEKIRTFQADSAREAGIFHHLITLPTYHTAALSTDNLAKEYFGDQGMLGYVKGVQRKEIRQSIACVKHQNTAGSDMGDDHKEYFAGDAALKAGGKDNTMNQF encoded by the coding sequence ATGTCTATATACAAAAATGATATCGATGCAGTTACTACACTAAAAGCTGAACAAGGTTCTAAATGGGCGGCAATTAGCCCTGAATATACAGCGCGTATGCGTGCTCAAAACCGCTTCAAAACGGGCCTTGAAGTTGCGCAATACACAGCTGATATTATGCGCGCTGATATGGAAAATTACGATAATGATTCTTCATTTTACACGCAATCTTTAGGTTGCTGGCATGGTTTTATCGGTCAACAAAAAATGATTTCTATCAAGAAACATTTTGAAAACAATACTGACCGTCGTTACCTTTACCTATCTGGTTGGATGGTTGCTGCACTGCGCTCTGAGTTTGGTCCACTGCCTGACCAATCAATGCATGAAAAGACATCTGTTGCAGCATTAATTGAAGAACTATACACCTTTCTTCGCCAAGCCGATGCACGCGAATTAGGTGGTTTATTCCGCGAACTAGACGCAGCAAGAGATGCGGGCGACTCAGCTAAAGTTGCTGAAACACAAGACAAGATTGACAATCACGTGACTCACGTTGTGCCAATCATTGCTGATATCGATGCTGGTTTTGGTAACGCGGAAGCAACTTACCTACTTGCTAAAAAAATGATTGAAGCTGGTGCATGTTGTATCCAAATCGAAAACCAAGTATCTGATGAAAAACAATGTGGTCACCAAGACGGTAAAGTAACCGTGCCACACGAAGATTTCCTTGCGAAAATCAATGCCGTTCGTTACGCATTCCTAGAGCTAGGTATCGATAATGGTGTGATTGTTGCGCGTACTGACTCACTCGGTGCTGGTCTAACAAAACAAATCGCTGTAACGAATGAACCTGGTGACCTTGGTGATCAATATAACTCGTTCCTTGATTGTGATGAGATCTCAGAAGCAGAGCTAGGCAATGGCGATGTGATTCTTAAGAAAGACGGTAAATTATTACGCCCTAAACGTTTACCAAGTAACTTATTCCAATTTAAACAAGGTACGGGTGAAGCGCGTTGTGTACTTGACTGCATCACGTCTCTACAAGGCGGTGCTGACTTATTATGGATTGAAACTGAGAAACCACACGTTGGTCAAATTGGCGCAATGGTTGATGAGATCCGTAAAGTTGTACCGAATGCAAAACTTGTTTACAACAATTCGCCATCATTCAACTGGACACTAAACTTCCGCCAGCAAATATTTGATATCTTGCTTGAAGAAGGTAAAGACGTTTCAGCATATGATCGTGCAGATCTAATGAACGAGAAATACGATAGCACGGAATTAGCAATTCAAGCTGATGAGAAAATCCGTACATTCCAAGCTGATTCAGCACGTGAAGCTGGTATCTTCCACCACCTAATCACGCTACCGACTTACCATACAGCAGCGCTATCAACTGATAACCTAGCGAAAGAATACTTCGGTGATCAAGGGATGCTGGGCTACGTTAAAGGTGTTCAACGTAAAGAGATCCGTCAATCGATTGCTTGTGTTAAGCACCAAAACACGGCTGGTTCTGATATGGGCGATGACCATAAAGAATACTTTGCTGGTGATGCAGCACTGAAAGCAGGCGGTAAAGATAACACGATGAACCAGTTCTAA
- the metC gene encoding cystathionine beta-lyase translates to MSSNKLATQLVSAGRDKKFSHGAVNPVVQRASSIVFDSVKAKKAATAKRADGELFYGRRGTQTHFSLQQAMTELEGGEGCALYPCGAAAVTNSILSFVSAGDHILMTSAAYEPTQDFCNVMLAKMNVATTYYDPMLGEGIVGLMQANTSVVFLESPSSITMEVQDIPAIVKAVRAVNPEVIIMIDNTWAAGVLFKAFEHDIDISIQAGTKYIIGHSDYMLGTAVANERCWAQLREQSYLMGQMVDADTAYMASRGLRTMGIRLKQHEAASIKVANWLSTRPEVERVNHPALPSCKGHEFYKRDFKGCNGLFSFILKEQLSKEQLANYLDNFAHFSMAYSWGGYESLILANQASELNRIRPAGNVDFTGTLVRLHIGLEDVEDLIADLDAGFSRLK, encoded by the coding sequence ATGAGTTCAAATAAATTAGCTACGCAGCTTGTCTCGGCAGGACGCGATAAAAAATTCTCACACGGTGCAGTGAACCCCGTTGTTCAGCGCGCATCATCAATTGTATTTGACTCAGTTAAAGCGAAAAAAGCAGCAACAGCAAAACGTGCTGACGGTGAGTTATTTTACGGTCGCCGTGGTACGCAAACTCACTTCTCATTACAACAAGCGATGACTGAGCTTGAAGGTGGCGAAGGTTGTGCCCTTTATCCTTGTGGCGCAGCTGCTGTCACTAACTCTATTTTGTCATTTGTGAGCGCTGGAGATCATATTTTAATGACGAGTGCTGCCTATGAACCAACGCAAGATTTTTGTAATGTCATGTTAGCTAAAATGAACGTAGCGACAACATATTATGACCCTATGTTAGGCGAAGGTATTGTAGGATTAATGCAGGCGAATACCAGCGTGGTATTTCTAGAGTCACCAAGTTCAATTACCATGGAAGTACAAGATATTCCGGCAATTGTAAAAGCGGTTCGTGCGGTAAATCCAGAGGTTATTATCATGATAGATAATACTTGGGCGGCAGGCGTGTTATTCAAAGCCTTTGAACATGATATTGATATTTCAATTCAAGCTGGCACCAAATATATTATTGGTCATTCTGATTACATGTTAGGTACAGCCGTTGCGAATGAACGTTGCTGGGCACAATTACGTGAACAGTCATACTTAATGGGTCAAATGGTTGATGCTGATACAGCGTACATGGCGAGCCGTGGTTTACGTACTATGGGTATTCGTTTAAAGCAGCATGAAGCGGCAAGTATTAAAGTGGCGAATTGGTTAAGCACCCGTCCAGAAGTCGAACGTGTTAATCACCCTGCATTACCAAGTTGTAAAGGGCATGAGTTTTACAAGCGTGATTTTAAGGGTTGTAATGGTTTATTCTCATTCATTCTTAAAGAGCAACTGAGCAAAGAACAGCTAGCTAACTACTTAGATAACTTTGCCCATTTCAGCATGGCGTATTCGTGGGGCGGTTATGAGTCATTAATCTTAGCTAACCAAGCTTCTGAACTTAACCGTATTCGTCCTGCTGGCAATGTCGATTTCACTGGTACATTGGTACGTTTACATATCGGTTTGGAAGATGTTGAAGATCTTATTGCTGATTTAGACGCGGGTTTTTCTCGATTAAAATAA
- the aceB gene encoding malate synthase A gives MTANTQSNETGSLVFHGEINQEQQQILNPEAVALLTELVEKFAPQVDELLNQRVKKQARMDAGELPDFLPETAHIREGDWKIQGIPAKLQDRRVEITGPVDRKMVINALNARVKVFMADFEDSFAPTWGGVLDGQVNLRDAVNGTIEYTNPANGKHYSLDDDPATLICRVRGLHLPEKHITFNGKIVPGCLVDFALYFSNNYETLLAKGAGPYFYVPKLQSHHESKWWSEVFSYAEDKVNLDRGTIKATLLIETIPAVFEMEEILYSMKEHIVALNCGRWDYIFSYIKTLRKHADRVLPDRHSVTMDKSFLSAYSRLLIKTCHKRGALAMGGMAAFIPAKTAEENDKVLAKVTADKTLEAKNGHDGTWVAHPGLADTAMDVMNEYIGAGNANQINVLRENDAPVTAAELLEPCSGERTETGMRLNIRIGVRYMEAWISGNGCVPIYGLMEDAATAEISRASIWQWIQHGKTLSNGKIVTKELFCQLLQEELLVIRDEEIGVEAYEQGRFVEASKLFEELTVSDHLAEFLTLPGYDFLD, from the coding sequence ATGACTGCCAATACCCAGTCTAATGAAACAGGTTCTCTGGTTTTCCATGGGGAAATCAACCAAGAACAACAACAGATCCTAAATCCTGAAGCAGTTGCTTTGTTGACTGAGTTAGTCGAAAAATTCGCACCTCAAGTTGATGAGCTACTTAATCAACGTGTAAAAAAACAAGCGCGTATGGATGCTGGTGAACTCCCTGATTTTTTACCTGAAACGGCACATATTCGCGAAGGCGATTGGAAGATTCAAGGTATCCCTGCAAAACTTCAAGATCGTCGTGTAGAAATTACTGGTCCAGTTGACCGAAAGATGGTGATTAATGCACTAAACGCACGCGTTAAAGTATTTATGGCAGACTTTGAAGATTCATTCGCGCCAACATGGGGCGGTGTGTTAGACGGTCAGGTTAACTTACGTGATGCAGTAAATGGTACGATTGAATATACTAACCCTGCGAACGGTAAACACTACTCTTTAGATGATGATCCAGCAACACTTATCTGTCGTGTTCGTGGTCTGCATTTACCAGAAAAACATATTACTTTTAACGGTAAAATTGTACCGGGTTGTTTAGTCGATTTTGCACTGTATTTTTCTAATAACTATGAAACGTTATTAGCAAAAGGCGCAGGCCCTTACTTCTACGTACCTAAGCTGCAAAGCCACCATGAATCAAAATGGTGGAGTGAAGTATTTAGCTATGCAGAAGACAAAGTAAATCTAGACCGCGGTACAATCAAAGCTACACTGCTCATTGAAACTATCCCCGCTGTATTCGAAATGGAAGAAATTCTATATAGCATGAAAGAGCACATTGTTGCGCTTAACTGTGGTCGTTGGGATTATATTTTTAGCTATATTAAAACACTGCGTAAACATGCAGATCGTGTATTACCAGATCGTCATTCTGTAACGATGGACAAATCTTTCCTTAGTGCTTATTCACGTTTATTAATCAAAACATGTCATAAACGTGGCGCTCTTGCAATGGGCGGTATGGCTGCATTTATTCCAGCCAAAACAGCTGAAGAAAACGATAAAGTATTAGCTAAAGTAACCGCAGATAAGACCCTGGAAGCAAAAAATGGTCATGACGGTACTTGGGTTGCTCACCCTGGTTTAGCAGATACTGCAATGGATGTGATGAACGAATATATCGGTGCAGGTAATGCTAACCAAATTAACGTTTTACGTGAAAACGATGCACCGGTAACGGCTGCTGAGTTACTTGAACCTTGTTCTGGTGAACGAACTGAAACGGGTATGCGTTTAAATATTCGTATTGGTGTTCGCTACATGGAAGCATGGATTTCGGGTAATGGTTGTGTGCCTATCTACGGCTTAATGGAAGATGCAGCAACCGCAGAAATCTCTCGTGCGTCAATTTGGCAGTGGATCCAGCACGGCAAAACATTGAGCAACGGTAAAATTGTAACAAAAGAGTTATTCTGCCAATTACTACAAGAAGAGCTTCTGGTCATTCGTGATGAAGAAATTGGTGTTGAAGCTTACGAGCAAGGCCGTTTTGTTGAAGCGTCTAAATTGTTTGAAGAATTAACAGTCAGCGATCACCTTGCTGAGTTTTTAACGCTGCCTGGTTATGATTTCTTAGATTAG